In Planifilum fimeticola, the DNA window CATGCAGCCACGCAAAGCGACCCGTTTTCTTTCGATCGCAGGAATCGCAATCTCCCCGTTCCTGCGCTGGTGGAGGCGGCATTGGCCCGGGGGGAAGCCATCCTGACCCGGGATGGGGCCCTTCGAGCCGTCACGGGAAAATACACCGGACGCTCGCCCAAGGACAAATTCCTGGTTGACGAGCCTTCCATCCGGGGAAAGATCGATTGGGGTCCCGTCAACCAACCGATGGACCCGGAGGTGTTTGACCGGTTATACCGGCGGGTGGCGGATTACATAGAAAGGCGGCAGCCCTACATCTTCGACGGATTTGCCGGAGCGGACCCGTCCCACCGCCTGCCCATCCGGGTGATCAATGAACTGGCCTGGCACAACCTGTTTATCCGGCAGTTGCTGATCCGTCCCACGGAGCAGGAACTGGCCGAACACCGTCCGGAATTGACACTGATCGTCGCTCCCGGATTCAAGGCGGACCCTGAGCGCGACGGAACCCGTTCCGAGACCTTCATCGCCGTCAGCCTGGAGCGCGGACTGATCCTGATCGGCGGCACCTATTACGCCGGCGAAATGAAAAAATCGATCTTCAGCGTGATGAACTACTTGTTGCCGGAAAAGGACGTTCTCCCGATGCATTGTTCCGCCAACGTCGGAGAAAACGGAGATGTCGCCCTCTTCTTCGGCCTGTCCGGCACCGGAAAAACCACCTTGTCCGCCGACCCTGAGCGTCAGCTGATCGGGGACGATGAACACGGATGGTCCAGCCGGGGAATCTTCAACATTGAAGGAGGCTGTTACGCGAAATGCATCGGCCTGTCCCGGGAGAAGGAACCGCAGATCTGGGAGGCCATCCGTTTCGGATCGGT includes these proteins:
- the pckA gene encoding phosphoenolpyruvate carboxykinase (ATP), whose product is MSTPIHAATQSDPFSFDRRNRNLPVPALVEAALARGEAILTRDGALRAVTGKYTGRSPKDKFLVDEPSIRGKIDWGPVNQPMDPEVFDRLYRRVADYIERRQPYIFDGFAGADPSHRLPIRVINELAWHNLFIRQLLIRPTEQELAEHRPELTLIVAPGFKADPERDGTRSETFIAVSLERGLILIGGTYYAGEMKKSIFSVMNYLLPEKDVLPMHCSANVGENGDVALFFGLSGTGKTTLSADPERQLIGDDEHGWSSRGIFNIEGGCYAKCIGLSREKEPQIWEAIRFGSVLENVMLDDQRNPLYDRKDITENTRAAYPVDYIPSSVVPGIAGHPKVILFLTADASGVLPPISRLTPEQAMYHFLSGYTSKLAGTERGIVEPEATFSACFGAPFLPRPPLVYAEMLGKKIAEHGVRVYLVNTGWSGGPYGVGKRVKLAYTRAMVRAAIKGDLEQVPMTPDPIFQVAVPESCPGVPKEILWPRNTWNDPEQFDRQARELARRFQENFAKFKDVPQSIRAAGPKA